The following nucleotide sequence is from Zingiber officinale cultivar Zhangliang chromosome 10A, Zo_v1.1, whole genome shotgun sequence.
CATAGATACAAGACTCGTCGGCTATATTTCATAAACTCTTACAATAGAACTGTCTATTGATTTATTCCAGGGATCATAGATCGGTCAAACCaggtcaaataaataagtttttctTGGTATCATTTTGACGAACAGCAGAATTGCAATATTGACAATAATTCTCCAGAACAAAAAAACTTACGCAGAGTACAAGCAGTGTAGTACTGTGCTGAAGTATCAATGAACTACCATGTCATCCTAAGCACAACTAATTAACACATTTTGTATTGTTCACAATTCACAAATAGTCGAGTAAAACCACAGATCAGTGGGGATGGAGCATAATCTAGTTAACAAAGTAAGCACAAAGTCAGCTAAGCTGAGTTGTTTAGGCAAAACCAGTAAGATGTATGCTCCAAATGCATCATTTTGTATAAACACAAGATTTCAAGTTCTGTGCAGCTTCTTTCCCAAGTATGGTCGTTTTCATTTATCCACCATCTTTCCCTTCCCTCATCCAAGTACATAAATCTTGTTGATTTTCTTCCTTCCTCTTCTgtctctctctccttctccttccccTCCCTTTGTGTGAATATTGATTAGTCCATTGCTGTATGTTAGCTGAAGCGGTTTaaacaaagtaaagaaaagaaagtataTCTGATAATCTGAAATCCTTTCATTGTTAACCAGCAAAAATGACAATAAAAAGGTAAAAATATACCAATGAAGGATATTAAATTCCATGATTAATGGTAAATTAGTAAaccaaaacttagttaattttatatCATCGACTGTGGCGGCAGCAAAATGTCGTAATATTGCCGACGATTCTATCGGGCTTTTAATCAAACACTTGGAATTCTTGCGCATTTCTAGCTAATTGTATTGGGAAAGGCCGGGCCGATCTCGGACCGAAAACTGCCCGGGAGGTTCGATGTTGAATTGCCACGACAGGTACGGCGCTTCCGCGCTGTCATCCACGTCATCGTACAAGGTCAGCGATGAGCTGCTCTTGATGGCGGACGAAGCGTAGCAGCTCCACGGTGGCTGGTGCTGCCGGTCGTGGTAACCAAACTCTCCGGTCACCGGCGACGACGAATGTTGCGCCGTGGACCCCGCCGCACGGCGCTCTTCCTTCTTGAAGCGAATGCCGCAGGCGTTGCACAATGACTGCGCCGAATCAAACCAATGAGGCAAATGTTAGTTATTTGATAAATAAGATCCATTGGCAAAATGCAAGCTTGCGTTGAGCGTTGTGACTGATTACTTTTGGTCCACGCGGTCCATTTCTCCACAGCGGCGTCGAGGTGGTGTCGCAGTTGGCGCACCGCCGGGCGAAGAGCTGCGGGTCGCCGCCCAAAGCCGACCCTCCACCGTTCGGCGCATTCGAGCCCATGGAGGAGTTCTTGGACCGAGACCGGATATCCCACACGCACGACGATGGCCGTTGGATCTTAGCAGAGGATTCCGATGTCTTGTGCTCTGTTTGACGCGTGGAAGGGGTGCCCAGCGAAAGGGTACAGTCCACCGACGACGGCGAAGAGCAGACGGAATACTCGTCCGAGTCACAGCCTTCTTGCATGAACTGCCGCGTCGTAGTGACCGGGTAAAGAAAAGAGGAGGCGGCACCGCCACCGCCACCGCCACCACCGTAGACGAACCCGCAAGAGCAGGGGTACACGCTGCTCTGATGTTCGCACTGGTGCAGCATAGCTCGGGGAATGAAGAAAGAAAGAGCTAATAAATCGGAAACAGAGGGGATGGGGAATATTGAAGCAGCAGAATGTAGGAGCTCTTTTTAAAACGGAACAGAGCACGCAGTTCTACGCCTGCGAGGAAGACTAGCATCGGGATGGAAAAagtgaagaaaataacttaattaatGGTGCTTGTTTTTAATAGGAAAAACACACTGTATAGAATGCTGCCTATGATCATGCTTTGGGCATAAATTATATAAGAGCATGAGGGATCCTCCTCCGGGAGTGTGAGCGCTTCAATTTGCGTCGCCTGCTCCTCGTCACTCACAGTGAGCGGGTGGATGGCTGCCTCGGGGCTTGAGAGCGGGCAAGAGATCAGAGTGAAGGAAGTTGGCGTTGTGCGTCGCTGCCGCTTGCTCTGCTCTGCGCTGCTTCTTCTGATGCGAACACTGCCAGAACAACGACGTATGCGCAGGGTTGGCTGTACGCCAGAACAAGGCGATGTGTGATGACACGGCGGTGGTGTCACAGTCTTaagaggcggaggcggaggcgcaGCAAACCATGGGCATGCCGGTCAGAGGCGACAGATCGCGTTGGTCATCGGGCGGTCAAATGAGGAGGAGGCCACGTGACTCGCAGAACACTCTTCCACGCATGGAATGCAATGCAATCTAATCTAGCACTAGGCACGTGATCGTCCCTGCCCCTCACGTGACGCTCTACGTCGGAAATATGcacagaaaataaagaaaatggaaaaaaggcgaaaatacaaaaagaagagATAATAAACGAGAATAAATTCAAATCTTTGCTGCGTTTTTTGACACGCTGCCAATCATTCTTACGTTCCATTCGCTGTGAGTCTCTACGTGGAGCCATGGAGGCATCTTTTGGAAAGCGGAGAAGGTCAGGAGAGAAATGATCGCTCGCTGCGGCATCATGCCATCATCCTAGGCGGAGCCTACCGAATCCAATCGTCGTGAACTACTACGAGCGTTGCGGCGGACCCGAGAAAGCTAAGGGAGCTTGGAAGCGAGCAAAAGAGAGCGACCGAAGTCGCCGATTCGAGCATCATCATCCCCGTCGCGCTGTCGCGCCTCGAGGACGGAGTTCCCTCGCTTTCTTGACCACAGGCCACTGTGGACGACTGTACACGCGGCGGTCGCAGGCGCGCCATGTGTGTGACGTCGTCGCGAGATGG
It contains:
- the LOC122027179 gene encoding GATA transcription factor 19-like — protein: MLHQCEHQSSVYPCSCGFVYGGGGGGGGAASSFLYPVTTTRQFMQEGCDSDEYSVCSSPSSVDCTLSLGTPSTRQTEHKTSESSAKIQRPSSCVWDIRSRSKNSSMGSNAPNGGGSALGGDPQLFARRCANCDTTSTPLWRNGPRGPKSLCNACGIRFKKEERRAAGSTAQHSSSPVTGEFGYHDRQHQPPWSCYASSAIKSSSSLTLYDDVDDSAEAPYLSWQFNIEPPGQFSVRDRPGLSQYN